The following coding sequences are from one Diachasmimorpha longicaudata isolate KC_UGA_2023 chromosome 6, iyDiaLong2, whole genome shotgun sequence window:
- the LOC135163482 gene encoding small ribosomal subunit protein uS3-like, with protein MAARSISKKRKFVGDGVFKAELNEFLTRELAEDGYSGVEVRVTPTRTEIILLATHTQSVLGEKGRRIRELTSVVQKRFNFKDQSVELYAEKVATRGLCAIAQAESLRYKLIGGLAVRRACYGVLRFIMESGAKGCEVVVSGKLRGQRAKSMKFVDGLMIHSGEPTADYVDTATRHVLLRQGVLGIKVKIMLPWDPSGKMGPKKPLPDNVNVAEPKEEVIPQQPSSDVKPAKDATQAAPIPL; from the exons ATGGCTGCACGATCAATCTCAAAAAAGCGAAAG ttcGTAGGAGACGGTGTCTTCAAGGCCGAGCTCAACGAGTTCCTGACTCGTGAACTCGCTGAGGATGGTTACTCTGGTGTTGAGGTGCGTGTCACCCCAACACGTACCGAAATCATTCTCCTGGCCACTCACACGCAGAGTGTGCTCGGTGAGAAAGGACGTAGAATTCGCGAATTGACATCTGTCGTTCAGAAGCGTTTCAACTTCAAGGATCAGAGCGTTGAGTTGTACGCTGAGAAGGTTGCAACGCGTGGCCTCTGCGCTATTGCCCAGGCAGAGTCCCTCAGATACAAGCTCATTGGTGGTTTGGCTGTCAGGAg GGCCTGCTATGGAGTACTCCGATTCATCATGGAATCAGGAGCCAAGGGCTGCGAAGTCGTAGTCAGTGGAAAACTCCGTGGCCAGAGAGCAAAGAGCATGAAGTTCGTAGATGGCCTCATGATACACTCGGGAGAACCGACCGCTGATTACGTTGACACAGCGACACGTCACGTTCTCCTCAGACAGGGTGTTCTGGGGATCAAGGTCAAGATTATGCTGCCGTGGGATCCAAGTGGCAAGATGGGACCCAAGAAGCCCCTTCCAGACAACGTCAACGTTGCTGAGCCTAAAGAGGAAGTCATTCCTCAGCAGCCATCCTCGGATGTCAAGCCCGCCAAGGACGCTACACAGGCAGCACCGATTCCTCTCTAA
- the LOC135163477 gene encoding homeobox protein PKNOX2-like isoform X3, producing the protein MQEGSTAVALAMVTPGYDQDPASGVADYTAHQDQAQFEADKRAVYKHPLFPLLALLFERCEQATQSSDNSTSESFNMDIQAFVQHQERDRKPFLINDPEIDGLMIKAIQVLRIHLLELEKVQELCKDFCNRYIGCLKGKMQSENLLRSDYSHHGHDMGPSSGSNGSSPLQVLSSTGNDVEPGTNGLGVSRGDALSENGSTFSQGALQIDGSIVERPPRSASIAQHSVRSDSQDQDDPPSPSTVHGSTPLSQIGAHPCASVSDMYLGQDITVAGSPSPAASDDDEEGCGNASSSHTGANGSSRKGGRQKRGVLPKQATSIMRAWLFQHLVHPYPTEDEKRQIASQTNLTLLQVNNWFINARRRILQPMLDGAGAEALPRTGKRHKVMKHVVQPQYHLQSVQQNTGSSQLSHQQVQPSGWPSDDSASDSGSSDGDGGARSKYDNESDEDDIH; encoded by the exons ATGCAAGAGGGTAGTACGGCCGTGGCGCTAGCAATGGTGACTCCTGGCTATGATCAGGACCCTGCAAGCGGGGTAGCCGATTATACAGCGCATCAGGATCAGGCACAATTTGAGGCCGACAAAAGGGCTGTATACAAACATCCATTATTTCCATTGCTTGCATTACTATTCGAAAGATGCGAGCAGGCAACACAAAGCTCCGACAATTCCACGTCAGAAAGCTTCAACATGGACATACAAGCTTTTGTCCAACACCAAGAAAGAGACCGAAAGCCATTTCTTATAAATGACCCCGAGATTGACGGCTTG atgATCAAAGCCATTCAGGTCCTACGGATTCACTTACTCGAATTGGAAAAAGTACAAGAATTGTGCAAGGACTTTTGCAACAGGTATATTGGCTGTttgaagggaaaaatgcagagcgaaaatttattgagaaGCGATTACAGTCATCACGGTCACGATATGGGACCATCAAGTGGCAGCAATGGCAGCAGTCCACTACAG GTGCTGTCATCTACAGGCAATGATGTTGAGCCGGGAACTAACGGACTCGGAGTAAGCAGAGGTGATGCACTTTCGGAGAATGGGAGTACCTTCAGCCAGGGTGCCCTGCAGATTGATGGTAGCATTGTCGAGAGGCCACCGAGATCGGCATCAATTGCCCAGCACTCGGTGAGATCAGACAGCCAGGATCAGGATGATCCACCATCGCCATCCACTGTTCATGGCAGCACACCCCTGTCACAAATTGGTGCTCATCCATGTGCTTCTGTCAGTGACATGTACCTTGGCCAAG ATATAACTGTCGCAGGCTCCCCTTCGCCAGCAGCGAGTGATGACGATGAGGAGGGCTGTGGGAATGCTTCGTCGAGTCATACTGGGGCCAATGGGAGCAGTAGAAAGGGAGGCAGACAGAAACGAGGGGTTCTACCGAAACAGGCCACTAGCATCATGCGTGCGTGGCTGTTTCAACATTTGGTT CATCCTTATCCAACAGAAGATGAAAAACGACAGATAGCGAGTCAAACGAATCTGACTCTTCTCCAAGTTAACAATTGGTTCATAAATGCACGTCGACGAATCCTCCAGCCAATGTTGGACGGTGCTGGCGCCGAGGCATTGCCACGTACTGGAAAGAGGCACAAAGTCATGAAGCACGTTGTACAACCTCAGTATCACCTACAATCAGTACAACAAAATACTGGATCAAGTCAATTGTCTCATCAGCAGGTACAACCAAGTGGTTGGCCATCGGACGATTCAGCGAGTGATTCAGGATCAAGCGACGGTGATGGGGGTGCCAGATCAAAGTATGACAATGAAAGCGATGAGGACGATATTCACTGA
- the LOC135163477 gene encoding homeobox protein PKNOX2-like isoform X1 has protein sequence MQEGSTAVALAMVTPGYDQDPASGVADYTAHQDQAQFEADKRAVYKHPLFPLLALLFERCEQATQSSDNSTSESFNMDIQAFVQHQERDRKPFLINDPEIDGLMIKAIQVLRIHLLELEKVQELCKDFCNRYIGCLKGKMQSENLLRSDYSHHGHDMGPSSGSNGSSPLQVLSSTGNDVEPGTNGLGVSRGDALSENGSTFSQGALQIDGSIVERPPRSASIAQHSVRSDSQDQDDPPSPSTVHGSTPLSQIGAHPCASVSDMYLGQEILSIHPLILDPLIDKDVYLNDRIYVEEAGYWGLVPLQERENEYGDVCHTNYDKYFDITVAGSPSPAASDDDEEGCGNASSSHTGANGSSRKGGRQKRGVLPKQATSIMRAWLFQHLVHPYPTEDEKRQIASQTNLTLLQVNNWFINARRRILQPMLDGAGAEALPRTGKRHKVMKHVVQPQYHLQSVQQNTGSSQLSHQQVQPSGWPSDDSASDSGSSDGDGGARSKYDNESDEDDIH, from the exons ATGCAAGAGGGTAGTACGGCCGTGGCGCTAGCAATGGTGACTCCTGGCTATGATCAGGACCCTGCAAGCGGGGTAGCCGATTATACAGCGCATCAGGATCAGGCACAATTTGAGGCCGACAAAAGGGCTGTATACAAACATCCATTATTTCCATTGCTTGCATTACTATTCGAAAGATGCGAGCAGGCAACACAAAGCTCCGACAATTCCACGTCAGAAAGCTTCAACATGGACATACAAGCTTTTGTCCAACACCAAGAAAGAGACCGAAAGCCATTTCTTATAAATGACCCCGAGATTGACGGCTTG atgATCAAAGCCATTCAGGTCCTACGGATTCACTTACTCGAATTGGAAAAAGTACAAGAATTGTGCAAGGACTTTTGCAACAGGTATATTGGCTGTttgaagggaaaaatgcagagcgaaaatttattgagaaGCGATTACAGTCATCACGGTCACGATATGGGACCATCAAGTGGCAGCAATGGCAGCAGTCCACTACAG GTGCTGTCATCTACAGGCAATGATGTTGAGCCGGGAACTAACGGACTCGGAGTAAGCAGAGGTGATGCACTTTCGGAGAATGGGAGTACCTTCAGCCAGGGTGCCCTGCAGATTGATGGTAGCATTGTCGAGAGGCCACCGAGATCGGCATCAATTGCCCAGCACTCGGTGAGATCAGACAGCCAGGATCAGGATGATCCACCATCGCCATCCACTGTTCATGGCAGCACACCCCTGTCACAAATTGGTGCTCATCCATGTGCTTCTGTCAGTGACATGTACCTTGGCCAAG AAATCCTCTCAATCCATCCCTTGATCCTAGATCCCCTCATTGATAAAGACGTGTACTTGAACGATAGAATTTACGTTGAGGAGGCTGGTTATTGGGGACTTGTGCCACTCCAGGAGCGTGAGAATGAATATGGAGATGTCTGTCACACTAACTACGATAAATACTTTG ATATAACTGTCGCAGGCTCCCCTTCGCCAGCAGCGAGTGATGACGATGAGGAGGGCTGTGGGAATGCTTCGTCGAGTCATACTGGGGCCAATGGGAGCAGTAGAAAGGGAGGCAGACAGAAACGAGGGGTTCTACCGAAACAGGCCACTAGCATCATGCGTGCGTGGCTGTTTCAACATTTGGTT CATCCTTATCCAACAGAAGATGAAAAACGACAGATAGCGAGTCAAACGAATCTGACTCTTCTCCAAGTTAACAATTGGTTCATAAATGCACGTCGACGAATCCTCCAGCCAATGTTGGACGGTGCTGGCGCCGAGGCATTGCCACGTACTGGAAAGAGGCACAAAGTCATGAAGCACGTTGTACAACCTCAGTATCACCTACAATCAGTACAACAAAATACTGGATCAAGTCAATTGTCTCATCAGCAGGTACAACCAAGTGGTTGGCCATCGGACGATTCAGCGAGTGATTCAGGATCAAGCGACGGTGATGGGGGTGCCAGATCAAAGTATGACAATGAAAGCGATGAGGACGATATTCACTGA
- the LOC135163477 gene encoding homeobox protein PKNOX2-like isoform X2, with protein sequence MQEGSTAVALAMVTPGYDQDPASGVADYTAHQDQAQFEADKRAVYKHPLFPLLALLFERCEQATQSSDNSTSESFNMDIQAFVQHQERDRKPFLINDPEIDGLMIKAIQVLRIHLLELEKVQELCKDFCNRYIGCLKGKMQSENLLRSDYSHHGHDMGPSSGSNGSSPLQVLSSTGNDVEPGTNGLGVSRGDALSENGSTFSQGALQIDGSIVERPPRSASIAQHSVRSDSQDQDDPPSPSTVHGSTPLSQIGAHPCASVSDMYLGQDPLIDKDVYLNDRIYVEEAGYWGLVPLQERENEYGDVCHTNYDKYFDITVAGSPSPAASDDDEEGCGNASSSHTGANGSSRKGGRQKRGVLPKQATSIMRAWLFQHLVHPYPTEDEKRQIASQTNLTLLQVNNWFINARRRILQPMLDGAGAEALPRTGKRHKVMKHVVQPQYHLQSVQQNTGSSQLSHQQVQPSGWPSDDSASDSGSSDGDGGARSKYDNESDEDDIH encoded by the exons ATGCAAGAGGGTAGTACGGCCGTGGCGCTAGCAATGGTGACTCCTGGCTATGATCAGGACCCTGCAAGCGGGGTAGCCGATTATACAGCGCATCAGGATCAGGCACAATTTGAGGCCGACAAAAGGGCTGTATACAAACATCCATTATTTCCATTGCTTGCATTACTATTCGAAAGATGCGAGCAGGCAACACAAAGCTCCGACAATTCCACGTCAGAAAGCTTCAACATGGACATACAAGCTTTTGTCCAACACCAAGAAAGAGACCGAAAGCCATTTCTTATAAATGACCCCGAGATTGACGGCTTG atgATCAAAGCCATTCAGGTCCTACGGATTCACTTACTCGAATTGGAAAAAGTACAAGAATTGTGCAAGGACTTTTGCAACAGGTATATTGGCTGTttgaagggaaaaatgcagagcgaaaatttattgagaaGCGATTACAGTCATCACGGTCACGATATGGGACCATCAAGTGGCAGCAATGGCAGCAGTCCACTACAG GTGCTGTCATCTACAGGCAATGATGTTGAGCCGGGAACTAACGGACTCGGAGTAAGCAGAGGTGATGCACTTTCGGAGAATGGGAGTACCTTCAGCCAGGGTGCCCTGCAGATTGATGGTAGCATTGTCGAGAGGCCACCGAGATCGGCATCAATTGCCCAGCACTCGGTGAGATCAGACAGCCAGGATCAGGATGATCCACCATCGCCATCCACTGTTCATGGCAGCACACCCCTGTCACAAATTGGTGCTCATCCATGTGCTTCTGTCAGTGACATGTACCTTGGCCAAG ATCCCCTCATTGATAAAGACGTGTACTTGAACGATAGAATTTACGTTGAGGAGGCTGGTTATTGGGGACTTGTGCCACTCCAGGAGCGTGAGAATGAATATGGAGATGTCTGTCACACTAACTACGATAAATACTTTG ATATAACTGTCGCAGGCTCCCCTTCGCCAGCAGCGAGTGATGACGATGAGGAGGGCTGTGGGAATGCTTCGTCGAGTCATACTGGGGCCAATGGGAGCAGTAGAAAGGGAGGCAGACAGAAACGAGGGGTTCTACCGAAACAGGCCACTAGCATCATGCGTGCGTGGCTGTTTCAACATTTGGTT CATCCTTATCCAACAGAAGATGAAAAACGACAGATAGCGAGTCAAACGAATCTGACTCTTCTCCAAGTTAACAATTGGTTCATAAATGCACGTCGACGAATCCTCCAGCCAATGTTGGACGGTGCTGGCGCCGAGGCATTGCCACGTACTGGAAAGAGGCACAAAGTCATGAAGCACGTTGTACAACCTCAGTATCACCTACAATCAGTACAACAAAATACTGGATCAAGTCAATTGTCTCATCAGCAGGTACAACCAAGTGGTTGGCCATCGGACGATTCAGCGAGTGATTCAGGATCAAGCGACGGTGATGGGGGTGCCAGATCAAAGTATGACAATGAAAGCGATGAGGACGATATTCACTGA
- the LOC135163480 gene encoding F-box/LRR-repeat protein 3-like, producing the protein MLEYEKISETFSTLPPDKLDFESLVIEDNSVESHCWRAEVLKDLRKFQRLRIEDSSRTSADDLARIIKDGYCLRELSLSYSQLTEDLLRVIARENVSLQTMRVEAHTDTKPLVKISDSAWATLQTHSPNLNLVITCYLEDDEDCEVVLAPPVTHLYLGGSPSSRIIRRVSESCPRLVELVINSCSSGIIDKELLMTARGCPELSAIGLGDCEVTCSALVQFAKICKQRLQILYVWETSLIEDENFDIADAVSNVSSSLGRSWTPEYVPPW; encoded by the exons ATGCTGGAGtacgaaaaaatttccgaaacaTTCTCGACTCTGCCCCCAGACAAACTCGACTTCGAGTCATTAGTCATCGAGGATAATTCTGTAGAGTCTCACTGTTGGCGGGCTGAGGTGCTAAaggacttgagaaaatttcagAGATTGAGAATTGAGGACTCCTCGAGAACTTCGGCCGATG ATCTTGCGCGGATAATTAAGGACGGCTACTGCCTACGCGAGCTGTCCTTATCCTATTCACAACTGACTGAGGACCTCCTGCGGGTGATAGCGAGGGAAAATGTGTCTCTTCAGACGATGCGGGTGGAGGCGCACACAGATACGAAGCCCCTCGTGAAAATTAGCGACTCAGCATGGGCCACTCTACAAACCCACTCACCCAATTTAAATCTCGTTAT aaCTTGTTACCTGGAGGACGACGAGGACTGTGAGGTAGTTCTCGCACCCCCGGTAACCCACCTGTACCTGGGGGGATCTCCCTCGTCGCGAATCATCCGCAGAGTCAGCGAGAGCTGTCCCCGATTGGTGGAGCTTGTCATTAATTCCTGCAGTTCAGGAATTATTGACAAGGAGCTGCTCATGACAGCGAGAGGATGCCCCGAGTTATCTGCGATAGGACTCGGTGATTGTGAAGTTAC CTGCTCCGCACTCGTACAATTCGCAAAGATTTGTAAGCAACGACTCCAAATTCTGTACGTGTGGGAAACGTCCCTCATTGAGGATGAGAATTTCGACATCGCTGATGCTGTGTCCAATGTGTCCTCGTCCCTGGGACGATCGTGGACACCGGAGTATGTGCCACCGTGGTGA
- the LOC135163469 gene encoding nicastrin: MARILWCSFIVFMTVMDIASTKRIKDMIYMSVDGVSACFRKHNGTHQFGCSSQRGGSVGVIQMVESLEDVQWLETNATAGPYTAVMPFSMFTKEVLHRLRETNNINGILLAKNSSHPLPSSYSPDDTCPNRYSGSKACDDKKPWNPWGSNLLLEDWPFPMFYVQNDTLLQEIRACYMKHNAHDRDSQRERSLCALEMQAFMSAAVDSETCIRRNHLILYMNPTRFCDPLGDRNIHWPLAPLTNTTESMTLVIARLDTNSMFYTISPGANSVITGLVTFMAAAYYLNSLNATVSTKNVLFSLLNGESFDYIGSSRFVYDLKKGNFNALGGRNLPLSKITTVIELNQLVDDNIFIHTNNDSPNTLISSLKEALGGTALPGSVPPTSVQSFLGANPSLQTAVVASYGEQFRNPYYQSVLDDAETLGLDKGTRETLNKTLTRIAVKLGDVLYEHVTGSKSPGGNDTFIEELITQMLSCYLTNPMCNLFQAASLPGAVLESNPLPLYVSVINNPNEATSLTGQLLVLLTGKQLNMTVQECLNHRLCWMGGYSFNGVCVNSTVNYTSAVSPAFIIPGYSMKSGVYPTWTESVWQALTVRMFLKPSDTVERLTISLGSIVAGLSFIVVWFITSRAHLLFESNRRPAC, from the exons atggcgcGGATTTTGTGGTGCAGTTTCATCGTTTTTATGACTGTGATGGACATAG CGTCAACAAAGAGAATCAAAGACATGATTTACATGTCCGTTGATGGAGTCTCAGCATGTTTTCGGAAACATAATGGAACCCATCAGTTTGGGTGCTCCT CACAGAGAGGAGGAAGTGTTGGGGTAATTCAGATGGTGGAGAGCCTCGAGGACGTGCAGTGGCTGGAGACGAATGCCACAGCAGGCCCCTACACAGCAGTGATGCCCTTCTCGATGTTTACCAAAGAGGTCCTCCATCGTCTTCGAGAAACAAATAACATTAATGGAATTTTGTTAGCGAAAAATAGTAGTCATCCACTTCCGTCCAGTTATTCACCCGACGACACATGTCCCAATAGATATTCTGGATCAAAAGCCTGTGATGATAAGAAACCTTGGAATCCGTGGGGAAGTAATTTGCTTCTTGAAGACTGGCCCTTCCCCATGTTCTACGTTCAG AACGACACACTGCTCCAGGAGATTCGTGCCTGCTACATGAAGCACAACGCCCACGACCGCGACTCCCAGCGCGAGCGTTCCCTCTGCGCCCTTGAGATGCAGGCGTTCATGTCAGCAGCAGTGGACTCCGAGACGTGCATCCGGAGAAATCACCTGATCCTGTACATGAATCCAACGCGTTTCTGTGACCCCTTAGGTGACAGGAATATCCACTGGCCCCTGGCGCCTCTGACAAACACCACCGAGTCCATGACCCTCGTGATAGCTCGCCTGGACACCAATTCAATGTTCTACACAATCTCCCCAGGTGCCAATAGTGTAATCACAGGTTTGGTGACCTTCATGGCGGCCGCCTATTACCTGAATTCCCTCAACGCCACAGTCAGTACCAAGAACGTCCTCTTCTCCCTTCTCAATGGAGAGTCATTCGACTACATCGGCTCCAGTCGCTTCGTCTATGACCTGAAGAAGGGCAACTTCAACGCCCTGGGCGGCAGAAATCTCCCCCTGAGCAAGATAACAACTGTCATCGAACTGAATCAACTGGTAGACGACAACATTTTTATCCACACCAACAACGACTCCCCCAACACCTTGATCTCGTCCTTAAAGGAAGCCCTGGGAGGTACTGCCCTCCCCGGAAGTGTTCCGCCTACGTCGGTACAGAGCTTCCTGGGGGCTAATCCGAGTCTACAAACTGCTGTGGTGGCGTCCTATGGCGAGCAGTTCCGGAATCCGTATTACCAGAGTGTTCTTGATGATGCTGAAACCCTTGGGCTCGATAAG GGAACACGCGAGACTCTCAACAAGACTCTGACGAGGATAGCTGTGAAACTGGGGGATGTGTTGTATGAGCACGTCACTGGCAGTAAATCACCAGGGGGAAATGACACCTTCATCGAAGAATTGATCACGCAAATGCTGTCGTGTTACCTCACTAATCCTATGTGCAACCTTTTCCAGGCGGCATCTCTACCAG GTGCTGTGCTAGAAAGTAATCCCCTTCCCCTGTACGTGAGTGTCATCAACAATCCCAATGAAGCAACAAGTCTGACAGGACAGTTGTTAGTACTATTGACAGGGAAACAGTTGAACATGACAGTACAGGAATGCCTCAATCACAGACTATGCTGGATGGGAGGCTACTCCTTCAACGGTGTTTGTGTCAACTCAACTGTCAATTACACATCTGCTGTCAGTCCAGCCTTCATAATTCCTGGTTATTCGATGAAGTCTGGAGTTTACCCCACGTGGACTGAGTCGGTCTGGCAAGCACTCACTGTTCGCATGTTTCTGAAACCCTCAGATACTGTTGAGAGGCTGACTATCAGTCTGGGGAGCATCGTTGCTGGATTGTCCTTCATCGTCGTCTGGTTCATTACCTCCAGGGCACATTTGCTCTTCGAGAGCAACAGGAGACCTGCCTGCTAG